The Schistocerca nitens isolate TAMUIC-IGC-003100 chromosome 6, iqSchNite1.1, whole genome shotgun sequence DNA segment GCGTGGTGGTGACgtgatggtggtggttgttagtgattaacgtaccgtcgacaacgaggtcattagagacggagcgcaagctcgggttagggaaggattggcaaggaaatcggccgtgccctttcaaaggaaccatcccggcatttgcctgaaacgatttagggaaatcacgggaaacctaaatcaggatggccggagacgggagtgaaccgtcgtcctcccgaatgcgagtccagtgtgctaaccactgcgccacctcgctcggtggtggtgACGTGATGTGAGGTGCCGTGACAGTACGTTGACGTCTCGTGTGACTCCCCCTTTACCAATTTTTAGTATCAATTACTACAGTTCTTTTGTTTAACTTTCCTTCTTATGTATTTTAATGGCAGGATGCACTTATTTTTCATTTTGGCTGTGCAgttcatttttaattcattttttcgtAGCAGTGTCTAACGCTTGAATTAAAGATCACTTTATTTTCTCCTGTTGTTGATTAATAGGTTGCAATTTTTAACTATTGATGAATAATCTTTTAAGAGACTATGTCTTTTATCTTGAAATTACTCTCTTGTAGGATGATAGCCGTTGGATTTGCTACCATATATTGTTTTCGTTTCGCTCAGATGCTAAACAGTTGATGTGTCACATTTGTATTAGAATCTGAGGCAAAGAACAATCGATTCATATATTATAGATATAGCTATTCGCGAAACACACTGACGTCTGTAGCCATGCGATGCAAATCGCACGCTTTAAATGTGATGATGCAAATTTTTTAATTACTGTCATCCCTTAATTAACCTAGAGAACTGTCGatcactttgtacaataatatctcCATCTCTTCAGGCTATAAGTCCTTGGTAACAACGAGGCAGATCTCCGCGTCGATAACATGTGGCGCTAGGATGACATGTGACTATAGTTCCGTTCAAGATTTTTCAGTGTTCTTTGCTTTGTTTATGTTATATTCGTGCAGCCCAAGTAGTGACACCTGTTGACGTAGTATTGATTCAAAATGAACAATTATAGACGTGTGTTATTTAAATTAGTTATCACTGTcatatttgttttggttttcttcGGTTTACCTTTGGGTTGTTCGGCACATGATGGCCATAGCCATGACTTATCGCAAGAATACTTCGAAGAAAGGCCATCTTACAAATATTCGAGAGAGGCCAACTTGCAAGCAGAAGAATTTGATCCCGAGGAACGTTTCcatagaacaaagttattgcaggaCATGTATACACTATGGGTGCAAGCTCTATGTTCAACGTTACTGATAAGTGCTGCACCATTTCTGATACTATTATTTGTCCCGTTAGACAACAGTAAGGAAAGGGAACCTATGCTTAAGATACTGCTGAGCTTCGCGTCCGGTAGTTTGTTAGGTGATGCATTCCTGCATCTCATCCCCCATGCCCTTTCGCCTCACTCTCACGGCGAAAGCGATGGTGACGATCACGAGCCACACAGTCATTCTCATGATCATTCCCATAGCCATAGTCATGCGGAGGGGGGAGGAGAATCTCACGTACATGACACCAGTGTCGGTTTGTGGGTTTTGCTAGGCATAATTACTTTCTTAATTGTCGAAAAATTTGTACGTTTAGTTAAAGGCGGGCATGGGCACACGCACCACGTAGCACACAAAGAAAAACCAAAAATCCAGAAAAAGACAGAGTCAGATAATCAGAAGGTAGCCAAGAATGAAGGCGCTGGAGACAGAAGTAAAGAGAatgataagaaaataaaaaaggacaAACATGATGTCAACGAGAAACGAGTAATAGATCAACATTCATCAGACGGTAAGTTTAATTGTTCCTTCCTGTATAAGTGccgtccgctgtggtcgagcggttgtaggcgcttcagtccggaatcgcgctgctgctaaggtcgcaggttcgactcgggcatgtgtgtgattaggtttaagtagttctaagtctaggggactgatgatctcagatgttaaatcccatagtgcttagagccatttgaatcatttttgctgGTACAAGTGAAACGCGCCCCCCTGACGCATGCTATCCTTCCATTAATTTACCTGGTTAAACTGGGTAGCAGTATTTGTAAATGGTAAATAATGGTGACGACATGAGTTGCACATTGATGATAAAGTAGAATTTCTAATCTTAAGTAACGTCACCAATATGGGTGCTGCTGTCATTGAGTTATTTTCATGGATTCCTGTTAGCTATATATGCATTCCATTCAGTTTGCTGACACATTAGACATTTACACACACAGGTTGTTGTTATTTTGCAATTGGGTTTTGCTGTAGGTGTTAGCAGTTACTTG contains these protein-coding regions:
- the LOC126262504 gene encoding protein catecholamines up — translated: MNNYRRVLFKLVITVIFVLVFFGLPLGCSAHDGHSHDLSQEYFEERPSYKYSREANLQAEEFDPEERFHRTKLLQDMYTLWVQALCSTLLISAAPFLILLFVPLDNSKEREPMLKILLSFASGSLLGDAFLHLIPHALSPHSHGESDGDDHEPHSHSHDHSHSHSHAEGGGESHVHDTSVGLWVLLGIITFLIVEKFVRLVKGGHGHTHHVAHKEKPKIQKKTESDNQKVAKNEGAGDRSKENDKKIKKDKHDVNEKRVIDQHSSDGEIKVAGYLNLAADFTHNFTDGLAIGASYIAGEQIGVVTTFTILLHEVPHEIGDFAILIQSGCDRKKAMLLQLLTALGALSGTVVSLLAEGVDNAASSWILPFTAGGFIYIATVSVIPELLADTKFWQSVKEIIALLFGVYMMVIIAHYE